Proteins encoded together in one Capricornis sumatraensis isolate serow.1 chromosome 3, serow.2, whole genome shotgun sequence window:
- the ZNHIT1 gene encoding zinc finger HIT domain-containing protein 1, producing the protein MVEKKTSVRSQDPGQRRVLDRAARQRRINRQLEALENDNFQDDPHAGLPQLGKRLPQFDDDTDTGKKKKKTRGDHFKLRFRKNFQALLEEQNLSVAEGPNYLTACAGPPSRPQRPFCAVCGFPSPYTCVSCGARYCTVRCLGTHQETRCLKWTV; encoded by the exons TTCGCTCCCAGGACCCTGGACAGCGGCGGGTGCTGGACCGGGCAGCCCGGCAGCGCCGCATCAACAGGCAGCTCGAGGCCTTGGAGAATGACAACTTCCAGGACGACCCCCACGCGGGCCTCCCCCAGCTGGGCAAGCGGCTGCCTCAGTTTGATGACGACACAGACACTG gaaagaaaaagaagaaaacgcGAGGTGATCATTTTAAACTCCGCTTCCGAAAAAACTTTCAGGCCTTGCTGGAGGAACAG AACCTGAGTGTGGCCGAGGGCCCTAACTACCTGACGGCCTGTGCAGGACCCCCGTCCCGGCCCCAGCGCCCCTTCTGTGCTGTCTGTGGCTTCCCCTCCCCCTACACCTGTGTCAGCTGCGGTGCCCGGTACTGCACTGTGCGCTGTCTGGGCACCCACCAGGAGACCAG GTGCCTGAAGTGGACTGTGTGA